AACTTCCGTCGAGACCTCTGAGAACTTGATCAGCTGGGTAAGGACCACGGTCACGAAGTGTTCGGTAAGCTTCGATCACAAACATGGCTTCGTTTGACGATTTTCCAGATAAACCGTACTGCTTGTTCAAGTCGCATAGGTTGTTCAACGCTCCAAGAAACGCACAGTAGATTCCATCGATGCCACTAAACATCCTGAAGAACACAAAGATTCAAAAGTTTAGAGATTTCAAGATCATAGGCAATATTTTAttgatcttttaaaaaagtatttaaaataattttgaaaacttatGTAAGTTATCTCTAAAAATTTTGGGATCATAACTAATGTTGTTTCACTTGTCTATAGCTAGAACCGGTTCTAGAGTAACGTGTGCTGTTAATATACCTTGAACGGCAAGAAACATGGTTTAGACATTAGAGGAATGTGTGTATTATTATACCTTGGACGGTGAGAGTTTTCTGGGCGGGCGAAAGCGAGGACAGCGGAGTCGCCGAAGCTCATGGAGAAAGCAGAGTCTGGATGGTTTGAAAGGAAGTCAGAGAGAGTTTCCCCCGGAAGTTTTGGGGTTTTGCCGGAAAGGGTTGAAGCCGGGCTGTTTAGCTCTTCCGGTGGATGAGCAAACGTCTTTTGAAAAATAGCCaacattttttcttcttgttgaatcttctgtttttttttggtatatgaGATAAATGTGATTGAAGTGGACTTATATAGGTTGGTTTGTTTTGTGTAATCTTGACATTTCACGAAAATTAAGAAAGTTGACGTGGAGCTGACTCATGATTTGTTTAGATAAGACTTGTCTTATAGATTAGATCTTGATGTCTTCTTATCCATTTCTTTATCTTTTTACTGGAGTACTAATTACTCCCTTTTCTTGTTTCTTGCCCCTCGAGTTTTTGTTAATGACCAAACAAGAATCCAATGGTACGGTACGCTCATCAAGAATAAACTTTTCCCTTTACTTTTGTTAGTTATTGAATCAACATTGTCTCGACAATTTTTTATCAAGTAGAATACAAAGAAACACATTCTTCTACAATGTTGCTAAAcctaaataaaattcaatattattttattttactctaTTCATTTTCTGTTTTATCATTCCTATTTGTTTTGTATGGTAATTTAGTAATTTACTAAAGTTACACTACGACTAACAGAGCCGACAGACATGAAAAACATTGACACGGAAACAATTTCTTTTATccgttaaaaaataaatgtcttttaaaatttcaatagtaaatttattaactttatatgttactagatatgagcccgttgcgttgcaacgggtTTTGTTTGAAGTTTTAGTTTAataaagatataataaaaatcattttattatagttttatgatttttctgcatatgttgtgtgagatttattttataattaaaaaccttttttcacacataagttcaagttaatatttgtattttataatcattgttcATAGATCAATGTTGTAAATTTTGCAATTAGGATTAAAGAATATACTATACCTAAATGTTTAAACTCAACACAACccaaaataagaaattgaatgAAAGGTAAAAAGAAACCAAAGTCAAATACACCAACCGAATCAAGGACAATATTATACATGCTCTTATGTACTAACTTAATgctttattaaataagttttaaaaagtttactttgctaggattttaaaaaaggaaaaaaaattattttatctcttatttaattacaattaataaattaaataaaaaaataaatactcttttacatttttttagattttagaaaaagaaaatttgtcatATAACCTGTTACAATTATAttctctttagaatttc
The Raphanus sativus cultivar WK10039 chromosome 1, ASM80110v3, whole genome shotgun sequence DNA segment above includes these coding regions:
- the LOC108817948 gene encoding stem-specific protein TSJT1; protein product: MLAIFQKTFAHPPEELNSPASTLSGKTPKLPGETLSDFLSNHPDSAFSMSFGDSAVLAFARPENSHRPRMFSGIDGIYCAFLGALNNLCDLNKQYGLSGKSSNEAMFVIEAYRTLRDRGPYPADQVLRGLDGSFAFVVYDTQTSSVFAALGSDGAESLYWGIAADGSVVMSDDIKIIKQGCAKSFAPFPTGCMFHSESGLMSFEHPKNKMKAMQRIDSEGVICGANFKVDTYSKINSIPRRGSEANWSLANSS